TGTCTTTTAAAATTCTTCCAAACGAAGACGACATTCGATATTTAGTAATTCacagaatcgtgccctaacgtgttgggttacaatttcgcgtttgctcaaaataatcgagtaTCCCTTCAAGATTTCGTTCATGTCTTCTAAAAATtacttaaaacgaaggcaatatttGGCTTTTGTTaattcgggaatcatgccctatcgtgctgggttgtgattctcgtttgctcaaataatcgaatattcctttaggttttcgttcatgtttattaaaaaccttGCAAAACGAAGTCGATATtcgatgtttggcgatttgagaatcaagccctatcgtgctgggttgcgctttctcttttgctcaaaacaatcgaagatcccttcgaaatttcactcgtattttctaaggtgaggcaatgttcgatgttcggaaattcgaggaatcgtgccctattgtgctgggtttcggtttttcattggaccaaatagttgggcatccttttgtaaatTTCGAATTATAgactttcggacgtcgaaacaagaagattttggtATCCCACTCTGGTTATTTAAACGTTATtaacaagaaccacatttcaaaaatattttaagctttgacataaggacagtatttaatcaatttggtaccaatcttgggcgtagtgagggtgctaatccttcctcatgcgtaaccgactcccgaacccattttctcatattttcgtaagACCAAAATCGTGTTTCAATAAATCGAGaacgttttattaaaataatcaattcCTTAGGTGTTCCGATTACACCCAaaacaaaaagatcggtggcgactccattttttatttttcaaaagtcaACTTTCctcctttttttaatttaaaattatttttaaatcgaGGGGTGGTTTCGACACTTGTCATATATGGTAATGGTAATTTTTGATAACAAAATCAATGGGCAATATATTTGGTGATATTTTGAATATGTACTTCTATGATATCTAAACCTGTTATAGGAACATATCTTGAAGATTAGTTTGAATTGGATCAAGCAAACCGACTTCTATATTTTAAGGAGATTGTATTGGATCGGGTAACTTAATAACATATCTTGAATATTTGAAAATTTATGCTGGTTATATTGAAGATATTATTCATTTGATTAACTTACTGTTTTGATTGGAAGATTTATTGTAATTGGTTTTATTTTAACAATCATTAAACTCTTATATATATTGAAAGGTTTGTGGAGGTAAAAGGGTGCGAACTTGTTTTTTAGAGTGTATTTTGTAAAGTTTTTAGGGAAAAAACTCttctaaaaacttagaaaatgAGGATGTTAATCTAGTGAATGGTAGTACTTGTAATCACTTATTGTATAACatattaaaataatgaattatTTCTCTAAACAATAACTCGTAGacataaaaaaaacttaattccGTAAATATattgaatgttttttttttctttctatgcTCTTCACCAATGCTTGAATCTATTGGCACCGCTCTTCAGCACGACTCAGGTTACTTGCAATTGCAATTATCATTGTTGTTGTTTAAAAAATATCTAGATCAGTAAGAATTACTAGTAGATTGTCACGTGGACTGTGATCTTACTACCATTTAAAGTTCGTTTTACTTAAAGTGAAAACCTTCCATATGCATTAAGGCACACAGCACATGGCCTCCCATATCTCACTCATTTCAACTTTCTTCTTTCCAGTCTTTCCTCTCCCAACAACGTTTTCCAGATTTGTTTCAGTTTTGATCCCCAAAATTCCGCTCCAATGCTCCCTGTCTCAGTCTCAACGTTGGAGCCCAACGCCGATTCTAAACCTCTTATCACAGCCCAGACTCTTCTCACGCGCCTCTCCACTTCTCTCCGCCTGGCTCTCTCTCACTGCCGTCCTTGGACCGACTTCATCGACCGTACTGCCTTTGCTAAACCAGCCTCCTTCTCCGATGCCACCTCCCGACTTCGCAAGAATTTCTCCTACTTCCGAGCCAACTACCTCACCATACTCACGCTTGTACTCGCCTTCTCATTAATCACCCACCCTTTCTCTCTCATAATTCTGCTGTCACTCATAGCGGCTTGGCTTTTACTCTACGCACTGCGCCCCTCGGAAATGCCGCTGGTCATATGGGGCCGAGCGTACTCGGATATAGAAAAGCTAGCGATATTGGTGGTATTAACGGTTGTGGTGATCTTTTTTACCAGCGTGGGATCCCTTCTGATATCCGGGATCATGATGGGGATAGCTATTGTTTGTGCGCACGGTGCGTTCAGGATGTCGGAGGATCTATTTCTTGATGAACAAGAGCCCTTTGGTTTGGGGTTGTTCTCGTTTGTAAGTGCGGCTGCCTCGTCTGCTGCTGCTAACGCCGCCGCCCCTGTTATTGTTTCGCGCGTCTGAGCATTTTCATACATGGGCTCATTGATTGATTGGTTGATTCATGGAttctcctttgttttatttttctaatcCCAGGATTCATTATATTCATAATTGTATGAAGTTTGTACCAAACTATAAACGTACAACTTGTCATTGTAatatcttattttcatttttataaagGTCCTTGATTTATGAGTTGACATGTTTAAATCCTAATTGCAATTTTAAAATTACATTACCTCATTaaagtaaatataattataacTTCAACATTGATCTGAATCATTAACTAAATGTGAATTGAAATATGAGAAGATTgttgttaaaatttttgaattaaagaATATATTCTATCACACTAAATTAATTTTGGTGAAGCAGGAGATTTTCTGTAATCACTTTTTGTTTCATAATTCAAGTTTTTCATTCTTCATCTAAGACCTACAATATAAaagataaataacaaataaactcGAGCTAGTTAAGTCTAAGGAtataaaaatcaaacaaaattcaaataaaatataattaatccaaaattaaaaatataataaaacgtATACCTTACATGC
Above is a genomic segment from Gossypium arboreum isolate Shixiya-1 chromosome 8, ASM2569848v2, whole genome shotgun sequence containing:
- the LOC108463326 gene encoding PRA1 family protein B3-like, with product MLPVSVSTLEPNADSKPLITAQTLLTRLSTSLRLALSHCRPWTDFIDRTAFAKPASFSDATSRLRKNFSYFRANYLTILTLVLAFSLITHPFSLIILLSLIAAWLLLYALRPSEMPLVIWGRAYSDIEKLAILVVLTVVVIFFTSVGSLLISGIMMGIAIVCAHGAFRMSEDLFLDEQEPFGLGLFSFVSAAASSAAANAAAPVIVSRV